In one Polaribacter sp. ALD11 genomic region, the following are encoded:
- a CDS encoding ParA family protein, with protein sequence MPKIILVTHQKGGVGKSTLTFNLAQNISSNAKIAVLDFDLQGSLSQLKDLVTDFDIISFKGEIKSISNLEYDFIFIDTPPYLSNHLPKLVELADLIIVPTKAGILDLLAIKSTLQLIEQENKTAETLIVFNMIKANTTLTLDILIGLEEYNVKIANTHISDLVAFTRSVLVKGVTKDRNAQKQIDNLTKEIITKLI encoded by the coding sequence GAGTTGGTAAAAGTACTCTTACATTTAACCTTGCTCAAAATATTTCTAGCAATGCAAAAATTGCTGTTTTAGATTTTGATTTACAAGGAAGTTTATCTCAATTAAAAGATCTAGTTACAGATTTTGATATTATCTCTTTTAAAGGAGAAATAAAAAGTATCTCTAATTTAGAATATGATTTCATATTTATAGACACACCTCCTTACCTATCGAACCATTTACCAAAATTAGTTGAATTAGCTGATTTAATTATAGTACCAACCAAAGCAGGGATTTTAGATTTGTTAGCCATAAAAAGCACCTTACAACTAATTGAACAAGAAAACAAAACAGCTGAAACTCTAATCGTTTTTAATATGATAAAAGCAAATACTACTTTAACGTTAGATATATTAATTGGATTAGAAGAATACAATGTGAAAATTGCCAATACACACATTAGTGATTTGGTTGCCTTTACTAGATCTGTTTTAGTAAAAGGAGTTACTAAAGACAGGAATGCTCAAAAGCAAATAGATAATCTCACAAAAGAAATAATAACCAAATTGATATAA